The Methanosarcina barkeri MS DNA window ACTTCAAAGGCTCGCCACTCTCAGGAAAAGCACCATTAATTGTGTTGTCTTTACTGAAAAAAGCACAGGAACACCGTTATTAAATTGAAATAGAGTTTCAGAAACTAGATCTCCTTAGCCCACAGAATCTAACGCATAAACTGCCGATTTAGGTTTAGTTTACTGACAAAAACACCAGATCAAAGTCAAGGATAGCGGGAAAAAGATAAAGCTAAAGGGTCTATGATTACTGATCAAATCTTGAAAATAATGGACCTGTTATCCTTATTTATATGAGTTTGAGACGGCCATTTTCTTTACATTTTATAGTTGCTGACCCGTAAAACCTGCTACCCTTTTCGTGATTATATTTTCAACTTTCTCTCAATTTTTTCTCAACTTGTTTTCGGCTTTCCCTTAACTATTCTCTCTTTCTTCTAAATTTTTCTCTACTTGTTCTTAACTTTGTCTCCGTTTCTTTCACTATTCTCATTTTTTCATATTTTTTCTAATCTTAAATTAATTATTTCTTTTCTTTACCTGTCCCGCCTCAGGAAATAAGCTGCTCCTACAGCCAGCCCCACAATTCCAGGTCCAGGGCCAGGCGATTCTTTTTCTCCTGAACCCTCTTCATTGGTAGCATTTTTGTCAGTAGTATTTTCATTGGTAGCGTTTTCATTGGTAATATTTTCGTCAGTAGCATTTTCGGCTGCGGGGCCTGTCGCTTCTTCGGTTTTGTTTACAGTGGTTTCGGAACTGGTTGCTTTTTCCATATCAGCCAGACCCTGCTCGTAAGCACTGGCATTCAGATTGCTTTCAAGGGCTTTTACGGCATTTGGGACCTTTGGGAAGAGAGGGTAATTATCGGTTCCTCCGCCTGTGATGTTATATGAGGTATCACAAATTCCGTTGCTGTTTTCGTCCACACCGGTTTCGCTGTAACCTTTGCCTTCAAGGTCGGCCCAGAAATTCCCTCCTATGTAAGGTCCACTGACAATATTCTTTTTTGTTTTGAGGGGACTTTGCCAGAGATTTTCTGCGTTTGCGGCTTTTTCATCCACGTTTTCGGCGTTTTTGAAGTAATTATTATAGATCAGATTCTTACTGCTTGCTTCAAGTGAAATTCCAGGACCGTAATTATAGGCAATTGTATTGCCAATGATATCATTTGAGTTTGAGTTTTCGAGCCGTATTCCTTTTTCGTCAAGGGTAATGAGATTGTTGCTTATGGTATTGCTGTCAGAACCTTTGAGAAGAATGCCATATTCGGCTCCCTGAACTCTATTGTTGTTAATGTAGCAACTGTTAACTCCTGTAAGCAAAATTCCTGCTTTTTCCGAGCCCTCAATGGCAAACCCGCTAAAAGATGCCCTATCCACGCTGATTTCAACAGCGCTTTTCGTGGGCTCGGCTGCTCTTATCACAGTATCTTCCGGATTTCCGGATTCCGACCAGATCTGGACTTGCTTATTTATTTTGAGATTTTCAACATAGGTTCCAGGGCTTACAATAATCGTGTCTCCAGCTTCGGCTTCATCGATTGCGGCTTGTAGAGAGATATAGTCTCCGTCGGTTGCCGAGCTTACCCTTAAATTCGAGGCAGAGGAGGCAGAGCAGGTGCATAGAACTGCCAGAGTAATCGCAAGTGCTGTCAGTTTAAAAGCTCTGAAATTATGTCCTTTTATTCTTCTCATATTAGCTCTTCCTTTAAATTTTGAAGCGTCCGTTTGTTTAGTCAGGCTTCAACTCTTTAGACAAAAGAAAGCTTTCCTTTTCCAGGTTTTTTAGCGTTTTTAGTAAAAACTCTCTCAATACTTTGTCAAGTAAGTAATTTTATCCCGAAATTAATATACCTTTGGAAATAAAAAATTCTAAACAGCTATCCTTAAATAATAGTTCAATATCCTCTGATAAAAGAAATTAATCTTCAATTAAAGTCTTAAATACTGTAAAATCTGATATTACACTGAAATTTTATTGTTTTATTATTGTCTCGAATGGAGGCCTAAAAATGGATGAGAAGATTGCGCCCCACCTTGAAGAGTTAACCAGGGCGCTTGGAGATCTTGAAAAGACTGGCATCCGAGCAGAGTTTGAGAAACTCATTGCTTTTCGTGTCCCGCCTGATGTCGCAAAAGAGAGCATCCTCCGCAAGTATGGAGGAAAAAGGAAAGTTTTGAAAGTAAAAGATCTGTCTGCCAATCTTAAAAATTTTGAGCTTACAGGCAGGATTCTGGACATTGGGGAAAAGTCAATCCGTCCACAGGCAGGAGCTCAGGAAAAACCTTCCAGGCTTTATACAGGAGTTCTTGCGGACGAAACCGGAGCAGTTCTGTTTTCTTCCTGGAGGAAGCTGCCAGGTTCGATTGGGGATGTGATTAATATCAAAAATGCCTATACCCGGATCTGGCAGAACCGAATCAGGCTTTCTATAGGAGAACAATCTCCTGTGTCGAAAATTTCGGATTCTTCGCTCCCATCCTTGTCCGAACTTTCAGCAAGCCAGAAAAAAAAGTTAATTGACATAGGAGCTGTGGATTTTTCCGTAGATACAGTAGCCTGCGTGCTTCAGCTTTCATACAGGGAAATTCTTGTAAAGGGACGCCAGTCCAGAGTAATCTCGGGCGTACTTGCGGACGAAACCGGGAGGCTTCCTTTTACGGCCTGGATTGAACTGCCTGGCATTGATATCGGGAACATTATTCTAATTGAGGGAGCTCAGGTGCGGATGTTCAGGGGAGTGCCATCAGTAAATATTCTGAGCAGCACAAAAGTTTCTTCTATCGGGCTCGATGAGGCCGAAAAACTTGCGTTTACCTTTGAATCTGCAGCAAAAGATCCTACCCCTATCAAAATTCAGGAGATAAATTCAAGATACAGCATGTTTGATGTGTGCATAGCAGGCAACCTTGTTTCAGTCAGACCCGGTTCAGGCATTATCTCCCGCTGCCCTGAATGCAGTCGTGTAATCCAGAAAGGAAACTGTAGGGTTCACGGTAAGGTCGAAGGTATATGGGACATGCGAATCAAAGCCATACTGGATGACGGAACAGGTTCCGTGCTAGTTATGTTTCCAAGGGAACTTGCGGAAATTATCTATGGAAAAACTCTTGAGGAAGCCGAACAGCTGATGTTCTCTGATGTCTCAAAAGATGCAGTTTATGAAGATTTAAGGCGTTTTCTTACGGGTCGTTATCTTGCAGTACGAGGAAACTCTTCTAAAAATGAATTTGGGGTTTCTTTTGTGGCTGAAAATGCCTGGGTACCTGAAGATGATCTTGCGGTAAGGGTAGTTGAGCTCCTTCGCAGGCTCGGGCCGGATGAAGAAGAGGGACAGGAGAAAAATTCACAGGTTTCCAGGGGAGGAATTGAGCTTGCTTAAACGAGAGGTTGCAAAAAGAGTTTTTGCAAGAGAATTCGAAGCCTGCAGAGAACTTGAAAAATCCGAGCGGGCTGACTCGGAAGCTGCGGATTCAAAAACTCCAAACCTGCTTATTAGCCCTATGGGGCTGATTCTCAATCGTGTTTTTGTGGTTGGAGTAATCACAGAACTTGACAATATCGGAACACAGAGTGAGATGTGGAAAGCGAGAATAGTTGATCCCACAGGGGCTTTTACGGCATACGCAGGGCAGTACCAGCCTGAAGCTTCTATATTCTTTTCAACGGTACAGGTTCCTGCTTTCATAGCCCTTACAGGAAAAGCCAGGACATATGAACCCGAGCCCGGATCGGTTTTTGTTTCTATTCGAGCTGAAGAAGTAAATGTAGTGGATGAGGAAATCCGCAACAGATGGGTTGTGGATACCGCCGAACAGACCGTTGAGAGGCTTGAAGCCTTCTCGGATGCTCTGGCCAGTGGGTACCGTGGAGAGAAACTTAGGGAATACCTCCTGGGGAAAGGTATTTCTTCAGAGTTTACGGAAGGTATCATGATTGCGCTTGAACGGGGACGCTCTCCTGATGAATTTGCAAAACTCCTTCGGTCTTCCATTAGGGAGGGTCTCAAAACCCTGGATCTGG harbors:
- a CDS encoding RPA family protein produces the protein MLKREVAKRVFAREFEACRELEKSERADSEAADSKTPNLLISPMGLILNRVFVVGVITELDNIGTQSEMWKARIVDPTGAFTAYAGQYQPEASIFFSTVQVPAFIALTGKARTYEPEPGSVFVSIRAEEVNVVDEEIRNRWVVDTAEQTVERLEAFSDALASGYRGEKLREYLLGKGISSEFTEGIMIALERGRSPDEFAKLLRSSIREGLKTLDLDSENSTDAKADQKEFVLELLKEMGGSKGVDYAAFMDAAASRGISEQVVEEVIRFLLAGGQCYEPKIGIIRLVG
- a CDS encoding right-handed parallel beta-helix repeat-containing protein, yielding MRRIKGHNFRAFKLTALAITLAVLCTCSASSASNLRVSSATDGDYISLQAAIDEAEAGDTIIVSPGTYVENLKINKQVQIWSESGNPEDTVIRAAEPTKSAVEISVDRASFSGFAIEGSEKAGILLTGVNSCYINNNRVQGAEYGILLKGSDSNTISNNLITLDEKGIRLENSNSNDIIGNTIAYNYGPGISLEASSKNLIYNNYFKNAENVDEKAANAENLWQSPLKTKKNIVSGPYIGGNFWADLEGKGYSETGVDENSNGICDTSYNITGGGTDNYPLFPKVPNAVKALESNLNASAYEQGLADMEKATSSETTVNKTEEATGPAAENATDENITNENATNENTTDKNATNEEGSGEKESPGPGPGIVGLAVGAAYFLRRDR
- a CDS encoding Single-stranded DNA binding protein encodes the protein MDEKIAPHLEELTRALGDLEKTGIRAEFEKLIAFRVPPDVAKESILRKYGGKRKVLKVKDLSANLKNFELTGRILDIGEKSIRPQAGAQEKPSRLYTGVLADETGAVLFSSWRKLPGSIGDVINIKNAYTRIWQNRIRLSIGEQSPVSKISDSSLPSLSELSASQKKKLIDIGAVDFSVDTVACVLQLSYREILVKGRQSRVISGVLADETGRLPFTAWIELPGIDIGNIILIEGAQVRMFRGVPSVNILSSTKVSSIGLDEAEKLAFTFESAAKDPTPIKIQEINSRYSMFDVCIAGNLVSVRPGSGIISRCPECSRVIQKGNCRVHGKVEGIWDMRIKAILDDGTGSVLVMFPRELAEIIYGKTLEEAEQLMFSDVSKDAVYEDLRRFLTGRYLAVRGNSSKNEFGVSFVAENAWVPEDDLAVRVVELLRRLGPDEEEGQEKNSQVSRGGIELA